A section of the Pseudomonas tritici genome encodes:
- a CDS encoding phosphate-starvation-inducible protein PsiE, giving the protein MKINWAERLRQQVHGLAESLGNLFVESFHYLALFAIGAVTAWAAVMEFLGMLENGHIKIDDILLLFIYLELGAMVGIYFKTNHMPVRFLIYVAITALTRLLISNVSHHNPPDVGIIYLCGGILLLAFAILVVRYASSAFPSVKVEGPRRKGGASLETEKGEL; this is encoded by the coding sequence GTGAAAATCAACTGGGCCGAAAGGCTGCGCCAGCAAGTACATGGTCTGGCCGAGTCCCTGGGCAATCTGTTTGTCGAGTCGTTCCACTACCTGGCGTTGTTCGCCATTGGTGCGGTGACCGCTTGGGCAGCGGTGATGGAATTTCTGGGGATGCTGGAGAACGGGCACATCAAGATTGATGACATCTTGCTGCTGTTCATCTACTTGGAATTGGGCGCCATGGTCGGGATTTATTTCAAGACCAACCACATGCCGGTGCGCTTTCTGATCTACGTGGCGATCACCGCCCTGACGCGCCTGCTGATCTCCAACGTGTCGCACCACAACCCACCAGACGTAGGAATCATCTACCTGTGCGGCGGGATTCTGCTGCTGGCGTTCGCCATCCTGGTGGTGCGCTACGCGTCGTCGGCGTTCCCGTCGGTGAAGGTCGAAGGCCCGCGTCGCAAGGGCGGGGCGAGCCTGGAAACCGAGAAGGGCGAGCTTTAA
- a CDS encoding DUF3509 domain-containing protein — protein sequence MDNPFQIITDTFTPEYRVNLSIQRLDGSIMLTLSNEDGVVAKRMISAEQRNDPKRLKRLVQSIQFGIAIEQGHSAMEILAVMTDGDHKVLQRPPTRPLPFSVGL from the coding sequence ATGGACAATCCTTTTCAGATCATCACCGACACCTTCACCCCGGAATATCGGGTCAACCTGAGCATCCAGCGGTTGGACGGCAGCATTATGCTCACCCTCTCCAATGAGGACGGGGTGGTGGCCAAACGCATGATCAGCGCCGAACAGCGCAACGATCCAAAGCGGCTGAAGCGTTTGGTGCAGAGCATCCAATTCGGTATTGCCATCGAACAGGGTCACAGCGCCATGGAAATCCTGGCGGTGATGACAGATGGCGATCACAAAGTGCTACAGCGACCGCCCACCCGCCCCCTGCCCTTCAGCGTCGGGCTTTAA
- a CDS encoding serine/threonine transporter has product MTDVRTPAADNPAVESTVTTGWTQHDTTWMLGLYGTAIGAGTLFLPINAGVGGFWPLIILALLAFPMTFFAHRGLTRFVLSGKSGDITEVVEEHFGVGAGKLITLLYFFAIFPILLVYAVALTNTLGSFMEHQLHMTPPPRAILSLVLILGLMAIVRCGQGVIIKAMSVLVYPFVAALLLLALSLIPNWNGAFFASASEGMPLPLFFKTLWLAIPVMVFSFNHSPIISAFAVDQKRVYGAQAERKSSGILATAHGMMVLTVMFFCFSCVLALSPADLAAAKAQNISILSYLANHFQTPVIAYAAPLIALVAITKSFLGHYIGASEGFQGLIVKSLRGRNRSMSSKWLERCTALFMVLTCWAVATFNPSILGMIETMGGPIIACLLFLMPMYAIRRVPSLRQYSGQVSNVFVVVIGLIALSAIVFSVLP; this is encoded by the coding sequence ATGACCGATGTACGTACACCTGCTGCTGATAATCCTGCTGTAGAGAGCACCGTCACAACCGGCTGGACCCAGCACGACACCACCTGGATGCTGGGCCTCTACGGCACCGCCATCGGTGCTGGTACCTTGTTCCTGCCGATCAATGCTGGCGTCGGCGGCTTCTGGCCGCTGATCATCCTGGCACTGCTGGCCTTCCCGATGACCTTCTTCGCCCACCGTGGGCTGACGCGCTTTGTGCTGTCAGGCAAATCCGGTGATATCACCGAAGTGGTCGAAGAGCATTTCGGCGTCGGCGCCGGCAAGCTGATCACCCTGCTGTATTTCTTTGCAATCTTCCCGATCCTGCTGGTGTACGCCGTGGCGCTGACCAACACCCTGGGCAGCTTCATGGAGCACCAACTGCACATGACCCCGCCGCCGCGGGCGATCCTGTCGCTGGTGCTGATCCTCGGCCTGATGGCCATCGTGCGTTGCGGCCAGGGCGTGATCATCAAGGCGATGAGCGTGCTGGTATACCCGTTCGTCGCTGCCTTGCTGTTACTGGCGTTGAGCCTGATCCCCAACTGGAACGGCGCGTTCTTCGCCTCCGCCAGTGAGGGCATGCCGTTGCCACTGTTCTTCAAGACGCTGTGGCTGGCGATCCCGGTGATGGTGTTTTCCTTCAACCATTCGCCGATCATCTCCGCGTTCGCCGTCGACCAGAAACGCGTGTATGGCGCGCAAGCCGAGCGCAAAAGCAGCGGCATTCTGGCCACCGCCCACGGCATGATGGTGTTGACCGTGATGTTCTTCTGCTTCAGTTGTGTACTGGCACTGTCACCGGCTGACCTCGCAGCAGCCAAGGCGCAGAACATCTCGATCCTGTCGTACCTGGCCAACCACTTCCAGACCCCAGTGATCGCTTACGCCGCGCCGTTGATCGCGCTGGTGGCCATCACCAAATCCTTCCTCGGCCACTACATCGGTGCCAGCGAAGGCTTCCAGGGCCTGATCGTCAAATCCCTGCGTGGGCGCAATCGTTCGATGTCGTCCAAATGGCTGGAACGCTGCACCGCACTGTTCATGGTGCTGACCTGCTGGGCCGTGGCCACTTTCAACCCGAGCATCCTGGGCATGATCGAGACCATGGGCGGGCCGATCATCGCGTGCCTGCTGTTCCTGATGCCGATGTACGCAATCCGCCGCGTGCCATCCCTGCGCCAGTATTCGGGCCAAGTCTCGAATGTATTTGTGGTGGTGATCGGGCTGATTGCGCTGTCTGCGATCGTTTTTTCCGTACTGCCCTGA
- a CDS encoding YebG family protein, which yields MAVEVVYRSSRDLERLFMDKAEADRHDKMLELAELLAEVLQKAVPSLSEQQVEEAGIYMAKNRDVFAKAFKSQPDALSELLNAAAE from the coding sequence ATGGCCGTCGAAGTGGTATACCGCAGCAGCCGAGATCTGGAGCGTTTGTTCATGGATAAAGCCGAAGCTGACCGTCATGACAAAATGCTTGAGCTCGCTGAGCTGCTGGCAGAAGTGTTGCAAAAAGCCGTGCCGTCCCTGAGTGAGCAGCAGGTGGAAGAAGCCGGGATCTACATGGCGAAGAACCGCGATGTATTTGCCAAGGCGTTCAAGAGCCAGCCGGACGCGTTGTCCGAGTTGCTCAACGCTGCGGCGGAATAA